One region of uncultured Sulfurimonas sp. genomic DNA includes:
- the purB gene encoding adenylosuccinate lyase, which yields MVERYAREEMSKNWTQHARYAAWLEVEKAAVKAWAKLGKIPQDDADKIVKNATFSVERIEEIEAITKHDLIAFNTSVSESLGSESRWFHYGMTSSDAVDTGVALQMRDSLTIVINDVKMLMESIKKRAQEHKLTLMVGRSHGIHGEPITFGLTLAVWYDEMARHLLNLEQTMDVIAVGQISGAMGNFAHAPLELEELAMAELGLKPEPCSNQVVHRDRYARLATALALMASSIEKFAVQVRHLQRTEVYEAEEYFAKGQKGSSAMPHKRNPILTENITGLARMIRAYANPAMENVALWHERDISHSSTERFWLPDAFITTDFMLHRMNNVIANLTVMPENMMKNLNLTGGLVFSQRVLLELPLQGVSREDAYRIVQRNAMKVWQEIQQGKNTINEKGESLYLNHLLEDEELRDSLSEEQIRECFNYDYYTKNVDAIFKRVFAKNS from the coding sequence ATGGTAGAAAGATACGCTCGAGAAGAGATGAGTAAAAATTGGACGCAACATGCAAGATATGCTGCATGGCTAGAAGTTGAAAAAGCAGCTGTAAAAGCTTGGGCAAAGCTTGGAAAGATTCCTCAAGATGATGCAGATAAAATTGTTAAAAATGCAACATTCTCAGTAGAACGCATAGAAGAAATTGAAGCTATAACTAAACATGACCTTATTGCATTTAATACAAGTGTTTCAGAATCACTTGGTAGTGAGTCAAGATGGTTTCACTACGGTATGACATCTTCAGATGCGGTTGATACTGGTGTAGCACTTCAAATGAGAGACTCTTTAACTATAGTTATAAACGATGTTAAGATGCTAATGGAATCCATCAAAAAAAGAGCACAAGAGCATAAACTCACTCTAATGGTAGGTCGCTCTCATGGAATCCATGGTGAGCCTATTACTTTTGGTTTAACTTTAGCAGTTTGGTATGATGAGATGGCTAGACATTTGCTGAACCTAGAACAAACTATGGATGTTATAGCGGTAGGTCAAATATCTGGAGCTATGGGTAACTTTGCTCATGCACCACTTGAACTTGAAGAGTTAGCAATGGCAGAACTTGGTCTAAAACCTGAACCATGTTCAAACCAAGTAGTACATCGTGATAGATATGCAAGACTAGCTACTGCTTTAGCACTTATGGCTTCATCAATCGAAAAGTTTGCAGTACAAGTTAGACACCTTCAAAGAACAGAAGTTTATGAAGCAGAAGAGTATTTCGCAAAAGGTCAAAAAGGCTCATCTGCGATGCCACATAAACGAAACCCTATTCTTACAGAAAATATTACAGGTCTTGCTCGTATGATTAGAGCTTATGCTAACCCTGCTATGGAAAATGTAGCTTTATGGCATGAGAGAGATATCTCTCACTCTTCAACTGAACGCTTTTGGTTGCCAGATGCATTTATAACAACTGACTTTATGCTTCATCGTATGAACAATGTTATAGCTAACCTAACTGTAATGCCTGAGAATATGATGAAAAATCTTAACCTAACTGGTGGACTTGTTTTTTCTCAACGCGTTCTTTTAGAACTTCCACTTCAAGGTGTATCTCGTGAAGATGCTTATCGCATTGTTCAAAGAAATGCTATGAAAGTTTGGCAAGAGATACAACAAGGCAAAAACACTATAAATGAAAAAGGGGAGAGTCTATATCTAAATCATCTTTTAGAAGATGAGGAGTTAAGAGACTCACTAAGCGAAGAACAAATACGTGAATGTTTTAATTATGACTACTATACAAAAAATGTAGATGCTATATTTAAAAGAGTATTTGCCAAAAACTCATAA
- the fliW gene encoding flagellar assembly protein FliW: MQKYEVKGNILGFEKTLNVEIIEIDELFSTIKDIDNKDISFTIVNPYILREYSFDIPSNIQKLLDINDNSKVSAYNIVIIKNPLENSTINFLAPIIINNDNNKITQIVLDKERHPDFGMLESIKSFKD, translated from the coding sequence ATGCAAAAGTATGAAGTTAAAGGAAATATTTTAGGTTTTGAAAAAACTTTAAATGTGGAAATAATTGAGATTGATGAATTATTTTCAACAATCAAAGATATAGATAATAAAGATATCTCTTTTACAATAGTAAATCCTTATATTCTTAGAGAGTATTCGTTTGACATTCCATCTAATATTCAAAAACTTTTAGATATAAATGATAACTCTAAGGTTAGTGCTTATAACATAGTTATTATCAAAAATCCTCTTGAAAACTCTACTATAAATTTTTTAGCACCTATTATTATAAATAACGACAATAACAAAATAACTCAAATAGTACTTGATAAAGAAAGACATCCAGATTTTGGAATGTTAGAGAGTATTAAATCTTTTAAAGATTAA
- the rsmA gene encoding 16S rRNA (adenine(1518)-N(6)/adenine(1519)-N(6))-dimethyltransferase RsmA, whose product MNNNSVIAKKKFGQNFLKDEAVLRKIVEAMPKNNNKIVEIGPGLGDLTKFLVDVKSVEAFEVDTDLCKLLQNTFKEEIATKRLHINCGDVLEAWQSSLIDEPYDLVANLPYYIATNIILKALADPMCKNILVMVQLEVAEKFCAEAGEKVFGSLSVITQSVGTASIVVVVPPTAFEPPPKIDSAVFLIQKNADRSNEDFEGLLRVAFKQPRKTLMKNLSAKYEKDILQKVFKELLLIQTIRPHQVSTDDYHQLYKKIK is encoded by the coding sequence ATGAATAATAATAGCGTTATTGCTAAAAAGAAATTTGGACAAAATTTCTTAAAAGATGAAGCAGTACTTAGAAAAATTGTCGAAGCGATGCCCAAAAATAACAATAAGATTGTTGAAATTGGACCTGGCTTAGGTGATTTAACTAAATTTTTAGTAGATGTCAAAAGTGTGGAAGCTTTTGAGGTCGATACCGATTTGTGTAAACTATTACAAAATACATTTAAAGAAGAGATTGCTACCAAGCGACTTCACATAAATTGTGGAGATGTTTTAGAAGCTTGGCAGAGTAGCCTTATTGATGAGCCGTATGATTTAGTGGCAAATTTGCCATATTATATAGCTACAAACATCATATTGAAAGCACTCGCAGATCCAATGTGTAAAAATATACTTGTAATGGTTCAGCTTGAAGTAGCAGAAAAATTTTGTGCGGAAGCTGGTGAGAAGGTATTTGGTTCTTTGAGTGTAATAACTCAAAGTGTAGGAACTGCAAGTATTGTTGTGGTAGTTCCTCCCACTGCTTTTGAGCCTCCTCCAAAAATAGATTCTGCTGTTTTTTTAATACAAAAAAATGCCGATAGAAGTAATGAGGATTTTGAGGGATTGCTTAGAGTTGCATTTAAGCAACCTAGAAAAACCCTTATGAAAAACCTATCAGCAAAGTATGAAAAAGATATCCTTCAAAAAGTTTTTAAGGAACTTTTGCTTATACAAACGATACGCCCTCATCAGGTCTCTACAGACGATTATCACCAACTCTATAAAAAAATAAAATAA
- a CDS encoding ribonuclease J: MAEETKGNRETNPQTDRKPNNNRKPNTNRNNSSATKPNTNNANKANKPNSANKNKNRNRNRRQPAPTDENLKAFVAKNQEAHKQRLNPHYKLDLNSKSKIRVTPLGGLGEIGGNITVFETEKEAILVDIGMSFPDEDMHGVDILIPDFSYLRQIKDKIKAVIITHAHEDHIGAMPYLYKEMQFPIYATPLPLAMIGNKFDEHHIKDCRKYFNPVVKREVYDIGEDFKIEWMHMTHSILDSSSLAITTDAGTIIHTGDFKIDHTPVDGYTADLHRLAYYGEKGVLCLLSDSTNSYNPLPTPSELSVAPALDRVFAKAEGRILLSTFSSNIHRVFQAIQYGIKYGRKICVIGRSMERNIEIAMQYDYIKLPKSAFIEAEQVSHMNDKEVLIVTTGSQGEPSSALFRMSIGEHRHVKIKPTDLIVLSSRAIPGNEGSISGMLNHLQRAGATISREKDIHVSGHASIAEQKLMLRLTNPKFFLPVHGEYNHVMAHKETGMMCGIPERNIMIMTDGDQIEVAPKYMRKVKTVKTGKTYIDNQNNHQIEDDIVLDRQKLASDGIVMLVAQVDAKHSKMLEKPKVTTFGIVADRQDKAFAKEMEDILENFLLHVKDGQIENPRALENDLRQIVRKHIFRKMKKYPLIVPHVLIS; the protein is encoded by the coding sequence ATGGCAGAAGAAACAAAAGGGAACAGAGAAACTAACCCTCAAACAGATCGCAAACCAAATAACAACAGAAAACCAAATACTAATCGGAATAACAGTAGTGCTACTAAGCCCAATACAAATAATGCAAATAAAGCTAATAAGCCAAATTCAGCAAACAAAAATAAAAATCGCAATCGCAATCGCAGACAACCTGCACCTACTGATGAAAATTTAAAAGCATTTGTAGCTAAAAATCAAGAAGCACATAAACAAAGACTAAATCCACACTATAAATTAGATTTAAATTCTAAATCAAAAATACGTGTAACACCACTTGGTGGTCTTGGAGAAATTGGTGGAAATATTACAGTTTTTGAAACTGAAAAAGAAGCTATTTTGGTTGATATTGGAATGAGTTTTCCAGATGAAGATATGCATGGTGTAGATATTTTAATACCAGATTTTTCATACTTACGTCAAATCAAAGATAAGATTAAAGCTGTAATAATTACTCATGCTCATGAAGATCATATTGGTGCAATGCCATATCTTTACAAAGAGATGCAATTTCCTATCTACGCAACACCACTTCCTTTAGCAATGATTGGTAATAAATTTGATGAGCATCATATTAAAGATTGTAGAAAATACTTTAATCCAGTTGTAAAAAGAGAAGTATATGATATAGGTGAAGATTTTAAAATAGAGTGGATGCATATGACTCACTCGATTTTAGACTCATCTTCTTTAGCAATTACGACAGATGCAGGAACTATTATTCACACTGGTGACTTTAAAATAGATCATACTCCAGTTGATGGTTATACGGCAGACTTACATAGACTTGCTTACTATGGAGAGAAGGGTGTTTTATGTCTTTTAAGTGACTCTACAAACTCTTACAATCCACTTCCTACTCCATCAGAATTAAGTGTAGCACCAGCATTAGATAGAGTTTTTGCTAAAGCAGAAGGTCGTATATTACTTTCAACTTTTAGCTCAAATATTCATCGTGTTTTCCAAGCTATACAATATGGTATAAAGTATGGTCGTAAAATATGTGTAATTGGTCGTTCAATGGAGAGAAATATTGAGATTGCTATGCAATATGACTATATTAAACTTCCTAAAAGTGCTTTTATAGAAGCAGAACAAGTTTCACATATGAATGATAAAGAAGTTCTTATAGTTACAACTGGTTCACAAGGGGAGCCAAGTTCAGCGTTATTTAGAATGTCGATAGGTGAACATAGACATGTTAAAATCAAACCAACTGACTTGATAGTTCTTTCTTCTCGTGCAATTCCAGGTAATGAAGGCTCAATTTCTGGAATGTTAAACCATTTACAACGTGCTGGTGCTACTATTTCAAGAGAAAAAGACATACATGTATCTGGTCATGCTTCTATAGCAGAGCAAAAACTTATGCTTCGTCTAACAAACCCTAAATTCTTTTTGCCTGTTCATGGTGAGTATAATCATGTTATGGCGCATAAAGAAACGGGTATGATGTGTGGTATTCCTGAGAGAAATATTATGATTATGACTGATGGCGATCAGATAGAAGTAGCTCCAAAATATATGCGTAAAGTAAAAACAGTTAAAACTGGTAAAACTTATATAGATAACCAAAACAATCATCAAATTGAAGATGACATAGTTCTTGATCGTCAAAAGCTTGCATCTGATGGAATTGTTATGCTTGTTGCACAAGTTGATGCTAAGCACAGTAAAATGCTGGAAAAACCTAAAGTTACTACTTTTGGTATAGTTGCAGATAGACAAGATAAAGCATTTGCTAAAGAGATGGAAGATATTTTGGAAAACTTTTTACTTCATGTAAAAGATGGACAGATAGAAAATCCTAGAGCATTAGAGAATGATCTCCGTCAAATTGTGCGAAAACATATATTTAGAAAAATGAAAAAATACCCACTAATAGTTCCTCATGTATTAATCTCATAG
- a CDS encoding purine-nucleoside phosphorylase, whose translation MIICAGNNENFDFALSTGVGLIETAMNLTRLCLFDKPEFLLFVGSAGSYGKHNIFDIVESKTASNIELGFLNSDAYTPLDNVISTNIDNSVKDVIVNSSNYISTNEELTKKFLNLGIGIENMEFFSVLKVAEEFNIPAGGVFCITNFTNKNAHTDFLKNHEKAKNLLTTHVKKRIKELTKQ comes from the coding sequence ATGATTATATGTGCAGGTAATAATGAAAATTTTGATTTTGCTCTTTCAACTGGAGTAGGACTTATTGAAACTGCTATGAATTTAACAAGACTCTGTCTATTTGATAAACCTGAATTTCTACTATTTGTTGGAAGTGCAGGTAGTTATGGTAAGCATAATATCTTCGATATAGTAGAATCAAAAACTGCTTCAAACATAGAACTAGGGTTTTTAAACTCAGATGCTTACACTCCACTTGATAATGTAATATCCACTAACATAGATAACAGCGTGAAAGATGTTATAGTAAATTCATCTAACTATATATCTACAAATGAAGAACTAACAAAAAAGTTTTTGAACCTTGGAATTGGTATTGAAAACATGGAATTCTTCAGTGTTTTAAAAGTTGCAGAGGAGTTTAATATCCCTGCAGGAGGGGTATTTTGTATAACTAACTTTACTAACAAAAATGCTCATACGGATTTTTTAAAAAATCATGAAAAAGCAAAAAATCTTTTAACTACGCATGTTAAAAAACGAATCAAGGAACTAACAAAACAATGA
- the hisF gene encoding imidazole glycerol phosphate synthase subunit HisF, whose product MNYFAKRIIPCLDVKDGRVVKGVNFVGLRDAGDPVEVAKRYNEEGADEITFLDITASSDNRDTIVDIVAQVAREVFIPLTVGGGIRKLDDIYKLLNVGCDKVSVNSAAIKRPELIDEGAKRFGSQCIVTAIDVKKTGDRYNVYLNGGRVDTGIDAIEWAKEVVERGSGEILLTSMDADGTKAGFELNITEQISRVVNVPVIASGGAGTMEHIKDAFEHGADAALAASIFHYKEIDIMDLKHYLHNNGIPVRL is encoded by the coding sequence ATGAATTATTTCGCTAAAAGAATCATTCCTTGTCTTGACGTAAAAGATGGACGTGTTGTCAAAGGTGTTAACTTTGTTGGTTTAAGAGATGCAGGTGATCCTGTTGAAGTAGCTAAAAGATACAACGAAGAGGGTGCTGATGAGATTACATTTTTAGACATTACAGCATCTAGCGATAATAGAGACACAATAGTAGATATAGTAGCCCAAGTAGCTCGTGAAGTTTTTATACCTCTTACTGTTGGAGGTGGCATCAGAAAATTAGATGATATTTACAAACTTCTAAATGTTGGATGTGACAAAGTAAGTGTAAATTCTGCTGCTATAAAACGTCCTGAACTTATAGATGAAGGTGCAAAACGTTTTGGATCTCAATGCATTGTAACCGCTATAGATGTTAAAAAGACTGGTGATAGATACAATGTTTATCTTAATGGTGGTAGAGTTGATACCGGCATAGATGCAATAGAGTGGGCTAAAGAAGTAGTAGAGCGTGGAAGTGGTGAAATACTTCTTACTTCTATGGATGCTGATGGAACAAAAGCTGGTTTTGAGTTAAATATAACTGAGCAGATTTCACGTGTTGTAAACGTACCTGTAATAGCAAGCGGTGGAGCAGGGACTATGGAACATATAAAAGATGCTTTTGAACATGGGGCAGATGCAGCGCTTGCAGCTAGTATTTTTCACTATAAAGAGATAGATATAATGGACTTAAAACATTATCTACATAATAATGGTATTCCAGTTAGGTTGTAG
- a CDS encoding RluA family pseudouridine synthase has translation MFAPIKQKAFLYLIKELEYTQKEAQRLIAKGRLFIDGKAMTRTSGEIEGDFEFIYFEPITKGLEATFVHDEFVVFDKPSGVLIHPQNRNTPYSLIDELKYQYGRDANIAHRIDQETSGLVLCARNKTSERDIKMMFEQRDMKKKYLAMVHGEFKDAMTIEAPLLRREDESAIVRMVVKVHKDGKASKTDIKPLKYFKDKNITLVECSPYTGRQHQIRVHLFHVKHPIVGDPIYGQSEIQIVKFLDKELDDIKRVKMSGASRLLLHASELEFELYNKSYHIESKVDFEQICLEAMQNQSQCE, from the coding sequence ATGTTTGCACCAATAAAGCAAAAAGCTTTTTTGTATCTAATCAAAGAGCTTGAATATACTCAAAAAGAAGCACAAAGATTGATTGCAAAAGGTCGTCTGTTTATAGATGGTAAAGCTATGACAAGAACATCAGGTGAAATAGAGGGTGATTTTGAGTTTATATATTTTGAGCCAATCACCAAAGGTTTAGAAGCTACGTTTGTTCATGATGAATTTGTTGTTTTTGATAAACCAAGTGGAGTTCTTATTCACCCTCAAAATCGAAATACACCTTATTCTCTAATAGATGAATTAAAGTATCAATATGGAAGAGATGCAAATATAGCTCATAGAATTGATCAAGAGACAAGTGGATTAGTTTTATGTGCTAGAAATAAAACTAGTGAGAGAGATATTAAAATGATGTTTGAACAAAGAGATATGAAAAAGAAATATCTTGCAATGGTTCACGGAGAGTTTAAAGATGCTATGACAATAGAAGCTCCACTTTTAAGACGTGAAGATGAAAGTGCGATTGTTAGAATGGTTGTAAAAGTTCATAAAGATGGTAAAGCATCTAAGACAGATATAAAACCATTGAAGTATTTTAAAGACAAAAATATAACTCTTGTTGAATGTTCTCCATATACAGGAAGACAACATCAAATAAGAGTTCATTTGTTTCATGTGAAACATCCGATAGTTGGTGATCCTATTTATGGACAAAGTGAAATTCAAATAGTTAAATTTTTAGATAAAGAGTTAGATGATATTAAAAGAGTTAAAATGAGTGGTGCAAGTAGATTACTACTTCATGCAAGTGAGTTGGAATTTGAACTCTACAATAAATCATATCATATAGAAAGTAAAGTTGATTTTGAGCAAATTTGTTTAGAAGCTATGCAAAATCAATCACAATGTGAATAA
- a CDS encoding ribonucleoside-diphosphate reductase subunit alpha yields the protein MITIIKRNGRTEPLDITKIQKYTSAAIAGLDNVSQSELEVDAQIQFRDGITSKEIQQTLIKTAVDKIDIDAPNWTFVASRLFMFNLYHQVNGFTGYSSLQKYFEKGEKEGRLLSGLKDLYDLEKLEKHIKPERDMLFNYLGVKTLYDRYLIKDRNSNPIELPQHMFMAIAMFLAQREENKHEWAIKFYDMISQFEVMLATPTLSNARTTRHQLSSCYIGSTPDNIEGIFDSYAEMAMLSKFGGGIGWDWTGIRSMGSYIDGHKNAAGGTVPFLKITNDIAIAVDQLGTRKGAIAVYMEPWHIDINDFLDLKKNSGEERRRAHDLFPAMWLNDLFMQRVQEDEIWTLFDPYDTKELATLYGEEFNKRYKELEEDESIVKEKVKAKNLWKKILTSYFETGSPFLCFKDNANRANPNNHVGVIRSSNLCTEIFQNTNPNHYKIKFIFENGDSVSYEEDEIVNVDSGAQKPAKKVTALDSLGGLPIYVVEKEKINGDTAVCNLASVNLSRVNTKEDIDRIVPIAIRCLDNVIDLNFYPIEKVKRTNMKSRSIGLGVMGEAQMLAEKGIAWGEQEHFDKIDEIMEAVSYNAISASSDLALEKGIYPDFDGSQWSKGIMPMDHANAQVLNLVDRGGLFASTYEWDDLRAKVKKQGMRNGYLMAIAPTSSISILTGTTQAIEPVFKRKWFEENLSGLIPVVVPNLSPETWSYYTPAYDLNQTALIKAAAIRQKWLDQGQSLNIFITLDKASGRYLNEIYMLAWKLGLKSTYYLRSQSPEVANDVEDRSMECVGCQ from the coding sequence ATGATTACAATTATAAAAAGAAATGGTAGAACTGAACCATTAGATATTACAAAGATTCAAAAATATACATCTGCTGCAATCGCTGGACTGGATAATGTATCTCAAAGTGAACTTGAAGTAGATGCTCAGATACAGTTTCGAGATGGAATCACATCTAAAGAGATACAACAAACTCTTATCAAAACTGCTGTAGATAAGATAGATATAGATGCTCCAAACTGGACATTTGTTGCATCTAGACTCTTTATGTTCAATCTTTACCATCAAGTAAATGGTTTTACTGGTTATTCATCACTACAAAAGTATTTTGAAAAAGGTGAAAAAGAGGGAAGACTTCTTAGTGGTCTTAAAGATTTATATGACCTTGAAAAACTTGAAAAACATATCAAACCTGAACGCGATATGCTTTTTAACTATCTTGGTGTTAAAACACTTTATGATAGATACCTCATTAAAGATAGAAATAGTAATCCTATAGAGCTTCCTCAACATATGTTTATGGCAATAGCAATGTTTTTAGCTCAAAGAGAAGAGAACAAACATGAGTGGGCTATAAAATTTTATGACATGATTTCTCAGTTTGAAGTTATGCTTGCAACTCCAACTTTATCAAATGCTAGAACAACAAGACATCAACTTTCATCTTGTTACATTGGTTCAACTCCAGATAATATAGAAGGTATTTTTGACTCTTATGCTGAGATGGCGATGCTCTCTAAATTTGGTGGTGGTATCGGCTGGGATTGGACTGGCATCCGTTCTATGGGTTCATATATAGATGGTCATAAAAATGCAGCTGGTGGAACAGTTCCATTTTTAAAAATAACAAATGATATTGCTATTGCTGTTGACCAACTAGGAACTAGAAAAGGTGCTATCGCTGTATATATGGAACCATGGCATATAGATATCAATGACTTTTTAGATTTAAAGAAAAACTCTGGTGAAGAGAGACGTCGTGCTCATGACCTTTTTCCTGCAATGTGGCTAAATGACTTATTTATGCAAAGAGTTCAAGAAGATGAGATTTGGACACTTTTTGACCCTTATGACACAAAAGAGTTAGCTACACTTTATGGTGAAGAATTTAACAAACGTTATAAAGAGCTAGAAGAAGATGAAAGCATAGTAAAAGAGAAAGTTAAAGCAAAAAATCTTTGGAAAAAAATACTAACATCATACTTTGAAACAGGTTCTCCATTCCTTTGCTTTAAAGATAATGCTAACCGTGCAAACCCTAACAATCATGTTGGTGTTATAAGAAGTTCAAACCTTTGTACTGAAATATTTCAAAACACTAACCCTAACCATTATAAGATAAAGTTCATTTTTGAAAATGGAGACAGTGTATCTTACGAAGAAGATGAAATAGTTAATGTTGATAGTGGAGCACAAAAACCTGCTAAAAAAGTAACTGCTCTAGATTCACTTGGTGGACTACCTATATATGTAGTTGAAAAAGAAAAGATAAATGGAGATACTGCTGTTTGTAACTTAGCATCTGTAAATCTTTCTCGTGTAAATACTAAAGAAGATATTGACAGAATTGTTCCAATTGCTATTCGTTGTTTGGATAATGTTATAGATTTAAACTTCTATCCTATAGAAAAAGTAAAACGAACTAACATGAAAAGTCGTTCTATTGGTTTAGGTGTTATGGGTGAAGCTCAGATGCTAGCTGAAAAAGGCATAGCATGGGGAGAACAAGAACACTTCGATAAAATAGATGAAATTATGGAAGCTGTTAGTTATAACGCTATTTCTGCATCTTCAGATTTAGCTTTAGAAAAAGGAATTTATCCTGATTTTGATGGTTCGCAATGGAGCAAAGGTATTATGCCTATGGATCATGCAAACGCTCAAGTTTTAAATCTTGTTGATCGTGGAGGACTTTTTGCTTCTACCTATGAATGGGATGATTTACGCGCTAAAGTTAAAAAACAAGGTATGAGAAATGGTTATTTAATGGCCATCGCCCCAACGAGTTCTATATCTATTCTTACTGGAACAACTCAAGCTATTGAGCCAGTATTTAAGAGAAAATGGTTTGAAGAAAACCTTAGTGGACTTATACCTGTAGTTGTTCCAAACCTTTCTCCTGAAACTTGGTCTTACTATACTCCTGCTTATGATTTAAACCAAACTGCACTAATTAAAGCTGCAGCTATAAGACAAAAATGGCTAGACCAAGGTCAAAGTTTGAATATTTTTATAACGCTAGATAAAGCAAGTGGAAGATACTTAAATGAAATCTATATGCTAGCTTGGAAATTAGGTTTAAAATCAACTTACTATCTTCGCTCACAATCTCCAGAAGTAGCTAACGATGTTGAAGATAGAAGTATGGAATGTGTAGGTTGTCAATAG
- the rlmN gene encoding 23S rRNA (adenine(2503)-C(2))-methyltransferase RlmN gives MTNTKPSLLDFTKKELEKIIKPAFRVKQIYGWLYHQYAQNFDDMKNIPKALREELSQKYVVNPLTIVNKEVSSDGTIKYLLQMQDGKTMEAVWLKMKDTQLDDDGEVIQEAKYTICVSTQVGCKVGCSFCLTAKGGFTRDLTAGEIVAQVVTLKRDNEHKHNRMINIVYMGMGEPLDNLDNLAKAIEIFKEEDGLCISAKRQTVSTSGLSNKIDQLGSMDLGVHIAISLHAVDDELRTELIPMNKAHNINSIIEAVKRFPIDTRKRVMFEYLVIKGKNDDLVSAKKLVKLLHGIKAKVNLIYFNPYPGTNYERPLKEDMVTFADYLIKHGLLCTIRDSKGIDISAACGQLKEKSAG, from the coding sequence ATGACTAACACTAAACCTTCACTACTTGATTTTACAAAAAAAGAGTTAGAAAAAATAATAAAACCAGCTTTTAGAGTAAAACAAATATATGGCTGGCTTTATCATCAATATGCACAAAACTTTGATGATATGAAAAACATACCAAAAGCCCTAAGAGAAGAGCTATCTCAAAAATATGTAGTTAATCCTCTTACAATCGTAAATAAAGAAGTCTCTAGTGATGGTACTATCAAGTATCTATTACAGATGCAAGATGGTAAAACAATGGAAGCTGTTTGGCTTAAGATGAAAGATACCCAACTTGATGATGATGGTGAAGTAATCCAAGAAGCAAAATACACAATCTGCGTATCGACTCAAGTTGGATGCAAAGTAGGGTGTTCTTTTTGTTTAACTGCCAAAGGTGGTTTTACAAGAGATTTAACAGCAGGGGAGATTGTAGCTCAAGTTGTTACTCTTAAAAGAGATAACGAACATAAACATAACAGAATGATAAATATAGTCTATATGGGCATGGGTGAACCTCTAGATAATTTAGATAATCTAGCTAAAGCGATAGAGATATTTAAAGAAGAAGATGGTCTTTGCATCTCAGCTAAGCGTCAAACAGTCTCTACAAGTGGCTTAAGCAATAAAATCGATCAATTAGGCTCTATGGATTTAGGGGTTCATATAGCCATATCTCTTCATGCGGTAGATGATGAACTTAGAACTGAGTTAATACCTATGAATAAAGCTCACAATATAAACTCAATCATAGAAGCCGTAAAACGCTTTCCTATAGATACTAGAAAAAGAGTTATGTTTGAATATCTAGTAATTAAAGGTAAAAATGATGATTTAGTTTCTGCTAAAAAACTAGTAAAACTTCTTCATGGTATAAAAGCTAAAGTCAATCTAATCTACTTCAACCCTTACCCAGGAACAAACTACGAAAGACCATTAAAAGAGGATATGGTAACTTTTGCTGATTATCTGATTAAACATGGCTTATTGTGTACAATAAGAGATTCTAAAGGTATAGATATCAGTGCTGCATGTGGTCAACTAAAAGAAAAGAGTGCAGGATAA